From a single Sorghum bicolor cultivar BTx623 chromosome 5, Sorghum_bicolor_NCBIv3, whole genome shotgun sequence genomic region:
- the LOC8072747 gene encoding CBS domain-containing protein CBSCBSPB3: MSSTAAVPLNRRIRSRPPSVGSSRRSDDPTAGAAATTATANGNGKVSTRPPTPDHAPGERTVKKLRLSKALTIPEGTTVSEACRRMAARRVDAVLLTDAGGLLSGIVTDKDIATRVIAEGLRVEQTIISKIMTRNPLYVTGDTPAIEALQKMVQGKFRHLPVVENGEVIAMLDIAKCLYDAISRLEKAAEQGSALAAAVEGVERQLGGNVSGPQNVIETLRERMFKPSLSTIITENTKVATVSLSDPVCVATRKMRELRVNSVIVTAGNALHGIFTSKDVLMRVVAQNLSPQLTLVEKVMTAHPDCATLDTTILDALHIMHDGKFLHIPVLDGDGQVAACLDVLQITHAAISMVEGGPGAANDVANTIMQKFWDSALALEPPDEDFDSHSELSLVMPSDARDGRSSIYPPAVDNSFVFKLQDKKGRMHRFTCGSESLDELMSSVIQRLGMGDEKSVIQLLYEDDEGDKVLLTTNSDLTGAVLYAKSSGLKALRLHMDDSDSSNEVTQPLPELASPSHGSQSMHVHYGLMACAIALTGVAVIVYLRHSKA; the protein is encoded by the exons ATGAGCTCCACCGCCGCCGTGCCCCTTAATCGCCGCATTCGCAGCCGGCCGCCGTCGGTCGGGTCCTCTCGCAGGTCCGATGATCCCacggccggcgccgccgccaccaccgccaccgccaacgGCAACGGCAAAGTCTCCACCAGGCCACCCACCCCCGACCACGCCCC AGGGGAGAGGACGGTCAAGAAGCTGCGGCTGTCCAAGGCGCTGACGATCCCGGAGGGGACCACGGTCTCCGAGGCGTGCCGAAGGATGGCGGCGAGGCGGGTCGACGCCGTGCTGCTCACCGACGCCGGTGGCCTGCTCTCCGGCATCGTCACCGACAAG GACATAGCTACAAGGGTCATTGCCGAGGGGCTGCGGGTTGAGCAAACAATAATCTCCAAGATTATGACAAGGAACCCTTTATATGTCACGGGGGACACACCTGCTATTGAGGCACTGCAGAAAATGGTCCAAG GAAAATTTAGACACCTTCCAGTTGTGGAAAATGGTGAGGTTATTGCGATGCTGGACATTGCAAAATGCCTCTACGATGCAATATCAAGATTAGAAAAGGCAGCAGAGCAAGGAAGTGCACTAGCAGCTGCTGTAGAAGGGGTTGAGCGCCAGTTAGGTGGCAACGTCTCAG GTCCACAAAATGTCATAGAGACTCTGAGAGAACGGATGTTTAAACCTTCTTTGTCGACCATTATCACAGAGAACACAAA AGTAGCAACTGTTTCCCTTTCGGATCCTGTTTGCGTAGCAACACGGAAAATGCGTGAGTTACGAGTTAATTCAGTCATTGTTACTGCTGGAAATGCGCTTCATGGGATCTTTAC CTCAAAGGATGTGCTGATGCGTGTTGTGGCCCAAAATCTTTCTCCTCAGTTAACTCTAGTAGAAAAG GTAATGACTGCACACCCCGACTGTGCTACATTGGACACAACAATCCTTGATGCACTACATATCATGCATGATGGCAAATTCTTGCATATTCCTGTTCTTGATGGAG ATGGGCAGGTTGCTGCTTGTTTGGACGTTCTGCAAATTACCCATGCTGCCATTTCAATG GTTGAAGGAGGTCCTGGTGCTGCAAATGATGTGGCAAACACGATAATGCAGAAATTCTGGGACTCTGCACTTGCTCTAGAACCTCCAGATGAGGATTTTGATAGTCACAG CGAATTATCTTTAGTGATGCCATCAGATGCCAGGGATGGCAGGAGTAGTATTTATCCTCCTGCTGTTGATAATTCATTTGTCTTTAAGCTTCAGGACAAGAAGGGACGTATGCATAGATTTACTTGTG GCTCTGAGAGTTTAGATGAGCTGATGTCTTCTGTAATCCAAAGGTTAGGCATGGGTGATGAGAAGAGTGTGATTCAACTGTTG TATGAAGATGATGAAGGCGACAAGGTGCTGTTGACAACCAATTCTGATCTTACTGGTGCTGTGTTGTATGCGAAATCATCTGGATTGAAG GCCTTGAGGTTGCATATGGACGACTCAGATTCCAGCAATGAAGTAACACAGCCATTGCCAGAGCTGGCATCACCATCCCATGGAAGTCAGTCGATGCATGTTCATTATGGATTGATGGCTTGTGCGATTGCTCTGACAGGGGTAGCTGTGATAGTTTACTTGAGACACTCAAAAGCTTGA